One segment of Panthera leo isolate Ple1 chromosome A3, P.leo_Ple1_pat1.1, whole genome shotgun sequence DNA contains the following:
- the CEP68 gene encoding centrosomal protein of 68 kDa isoform X2 — MALGEEKAEVEAPADTKALSYGQWSCREQEVDTPGLTSGEQEQPPHLEAEGGLASPAWGTERLPAPACCDRAGPSPSGAYQPQANNTRREPVAGRSQPALGCLLPSAGPGTGDLLHSVESQMEETRLSASEELPQTLTVPRATGLCSGHDADTEDDPSPVESPRALDLSQQPHSSGFPFPTRWRSVVSQGTAVPQFSSRSVSASSPGSSLQGHQEKAEPQSCSIAKVSSSLELAMPHSAPSVGSVPRLQWSPQPASSGVDAPGLGRRRLSFQAEYWACVLPDSLPPSPDRHSPLWNPNKEYEDLLDYTYPLRPKPHLPKHLDSHMLADPVLQDSGVDLDSFSVSPASTLKSPTNGSQNCPSAEASALPFSRPGEPSLRRWSSGIPQKQGSVGLASCNQLTSTPRAPGGRDAPWESREPAPRGAKDWLPMGKHPEAGSPQRRTWERGWPLPRTEREKGASQGVWHPACTESGWKPEEEVESDDEYLALPARLTQVSSLVSHLGSIPTLVTLPTGAAEGQTSLDVSDSDGPASLPSDSSQSQLPSEAALRGSRGPEGQNHRLLCSFIHARGSAGEGGLGNSQALGVSSGPLRAHSSLPAVWDRHAFLDLDAAGQPPGKGEPGKESLVQCVKTFCCQLEELIRWLYNIADVTDHLIPSKSNLTGLKSSLQLYRQFKKDIDEHQSLTESVLQKGEILLQCLLDNTPVLKDVLGRISKQPSELESHADRLYDAILASLDMLAGCTLIPDNTPVAHRSTDVKGISLASSKAEM; from the exons ATGGCTTTGGGAGAAGAAAAGGCGGAGGTGGAGGCCCCCGCAGACACCAAGGCCCTGTCCTATGGGCAGTGGAGCTGCAGGGAGCAGGAAGTGGACACCCCAGGGCTCACGAGCGGGGAGCAGGAGCAGCCACCACACCTGGAAGCTGAGGGAGGGCTTGCATCCCCGGCGTGGGGAACAGAGAGGCTACCTGCCCCTGCCTGCTGTGACAGGGCTGGCCCCAGCCCCTCTGGAGCCTACCAGCCACAGGCCAACAACACCAGAAGGGAGCCAGTAGCTGGTAGATCTCAGCCTGCTCTTGGTTGCCTGCTTCCTTCTGCTGGCCCGGGGACTGGAGACCTTTTGCACTCTGTGGAAAGCCAG ATGGAGGAGACCAGGCTTTCTGCCTCAGAGGAGCTACCTCAGACTCTTACTGTTCCCAGAGCCACAGGTCTCTGCTCAGGACATGATGCTGATACCGAAGATGACCCGTCCCCAGTTGAGTCGCCACGGGCGCTGGACCTCAGCCAGCAGCCTCACAGCTCAGGTTTCCCTTTCCCGACAAGATGGAGGTCTGTGGTGAGCCAAGGGACGGCTGTTCCTCAGTTCTCCAGCCGCAGcgtctctgcctcctccccggGCAGCAGTCTCCAGGGTCACCAGGAGAAGGCGGAACCTCAGAGTTGCTCCATTGCCAAGGTCTCATCCTCCCTGGAGCTGGCCATGCCCCACTCAGCCCCCTCTGTGGGGTCAGTGCCACGGCTCCAGTGGTCACCACAGCCTGCGTCCTCTGGGGTTGATGCtcctgggctggggaggaggcgccTCTCCTTCCAGGCCGAGTACTGGGCCTGTGTGCTTCCAGACTCCTTACCTCCTTCCCCCGACCGCCACTCCCCACTCTGGAACCCGAATAAAGAGTACGAAGACCTGCTGGACTATACTTACCCACTCAGGCCCAAGCCTCACCTCCCAAAGCACCTTGACAGCCACATGCTGGCTGACCCTGTGCTGCAGGACTCAGGTGTAGACCTGGATAGCTTTTCTGTTTCCCCCGCGAGCACCCTGAAGTCACCCACTAATGGCTCCCAGAATTGCCCATCAGCAGAGGCCTCTGCCCTGCCATTCTCTAGGCCCGGAGAGCCAAGCCTTAGGCGGTGGTCCTCTGGCATACCCCAGAAGCAGGGCAGTGTGGGGTTGGCGTCTTGTAACCAGCTCACATCTACCCCCAGAGCCCCGGGCGGTAGGGATGCTCCTtgggagagcagagagccagCCCCGAGGGGTGCGAAGGACTGGCTACCCATGGGCAAGCACCCTGAGGCGGGCTCTCCCCAGCGGAGGACATGGGAGAGAGGGTGGCCCTTgcccaggacagagagagagaagggagccagCCAGGGTGTCTGGCACCCTGCCTGCACAGAATCTGGATGGAAACCAGAAGAGGAGGTGGAAAGTGATGACGAGTATCTCGCCCTGCCCGCTCGGCTGACGCAGGTTTCTAGTTTAGTTTCACATCTAGGTTCCATCCCCACCTTGGTAACCCTGCCCACGGGGGCTGCCGAAGGGCAGACCTCCCTCGACGTGTCAGACAGCGATGGGCCAGCTTCCCTCCCGTCGGACTCTAGCCAAAGCCAGCTTCCTTCTGAGGCTGCCCTCAGAGGGTCCAGGGGCCCTGAGGGCCAGAACCACCGTTTGCTCTGCTCCTTCATCCATGCAAGGGGCTCTGCAGGGGAAGGCGGTCTGGGGAACAGCCAGGCCCTGGGAGTCTCCTCTGGACCCCTGAGAGCACACTCTTCTTTGCCAGCTGTGTGGGATCGGCATGCGTTCTTAGACCTAGATGCTGCAGGGCAGCCTCCTGGGAAAGGAGAGCCCGGAAAAGAATCACTCGTGCAGTGTGTGAAG ACATTCTGCTGTCAGCTGGAAGAGCTGATCCGCTGGCTGTATAACATAGCAGATGTTACCGACCACCTGATTCCATCCAAGTCCAATCTTACAGGTCTCAAGTCTTCTCTGCAGCTTTACCGG CAATTTAAGAAAGATATAGATGAACACCAGTCCCTGACTGAGAGTGTCTTACAGAAAGGGGAGATTCTTCTTCAGTGCCTGTTGGATAACACCCCAG TGTTAAAGGATGTCCTCGGGAGGATCTCAAAGCAGCCCAGTGAGCTGGAGAGCCATGCAGATCGCCTGTATGATGCCATCTTAGCTTCCCTGGACATGCTGGCCGGCTGCACCCTCATCCCTGACAACACGCCAGTGGCGCACAGGAGCACCGACGTGAAGGGGATTAGTCTG gcATCTTCTAAGGCAGAGATGTAA
- the RAB1A gene encoding ras-related protein Rab-1A: MSSMNPEYDYLFKLLLIGDSGVGKSCLLLRFADDTYTESYISTIGVDFKIRTIELDGKTIKLQIWDTAGQERFRTITSSYYRGAHGIIVVYDVTDQESFNNVKQWLQEIDRYASENVNKLLVGNKCDLTTKKVVDYTTAKEFADSLGIPFLETSAKNATNVEQSFMTMAAEIKKRMGPGATAGGAEKSNVKIQSTPVKQSGGGCC; encoded by the exons tgattATTTATTCAAGTTACTTCTGATTGGCGACTCTGGGGTTGGAAAGTCTTGCCTCCTCCTTAGGTTTGCA gatGATACATATACAGAAAGCTACATCAGCACAATTGGTGTGGATTTCAAAATAAGAACTATAGAGTTAGATGGGAAAACAATCAAGCTTCAAATA TGGGACACGGCAGGCCAAGAAAGATTTCGAACAATCACCTCCAGTTATTACAGAGGAGCCCATGGCATCATAGTTGTGTATGATGTGACAGATCAG GAGTCCTTCAATAATGTTAAACAGTGGCTGCAGGAAATAGACCGTTATGCCAGTGAAAACGTCAACAAGTTGTTGGTAGGGAACAAGTGCGATCTGACCACAAAGAAAGTAGTAGACTACACAACAGCAAAG GAATTTGCGGATTCCCTTGGAATTCCATTTTTGGAAACCAGTGCTAAGAATGCAACGAATGTAGAACAGTCTTTCATGACGATGGCAGCTGAGATTAAAAAGCGAATGGGTCCTGGAGCAACAGCTGGTGGTGCAGAGAAGTCCAATGTTAAAATTCAGAGCACTCCGGTCAAGCAGTCAGGTGGAGGTTGCTGCTAA
- the CEP68 gene encoding centrosomal protein of 68 kDa isoform X1, whose translation MALGEEKAEVEAPADTKALSYGQWSCREQEVDTPGLTSGEQEQPPHLEAEGGLASPAWGTERLPAPACCDRAGPSPSGAYQPQANNTRREPVAGRSQPALGCLLPSAGPGTGDLLHSVESQMEETRLSASEELPQTLTVPRATGLCSGHDADTEDDPSPVESPRALDLSQQPHSSGFPFPTRWRSVVSQGTAVPQFSSRSVSASSPGSSLQGHQEKAEPQSCSIAKVSSSLELAMPHSAPSVGSVPRLQWSPQPASSGVDAPGLGRRRLSFQAEYWACVLPDSLPPSPDRHSPLWNPNKEYEDLLDYTYPLRPKPHLPKHLDSHMLADPVLQDSGVDLDSFSVSPASTLKSPTNGSQNCPSAEASALPFSRPGEPSLRRWSSGIPQKQGSVGLASCNQLTSTPRAPGGRDAPWESREPAPRGAKDWLPMGKHPEAGSPQRRTWERGWPLPRTEREKGASQGVWHPACTESGWKPEEEVESDDEYLALPARLTQVSSLVSHLGSIPTLVTLPTGAAEGQTSLDVSDSDGPASLPSDSSQSQLPSEAALRGSRGPEGQNHRLLCSFIHARGSAGEGGLGNSQALGVSSGPLRAHSSLPAVWDRHAFLDLDAAGQPPGKGEPGKESLVQCVKTFCCQLEELIRWLYNIADVTDHLIPSKSNLTGLKSSLQLYRQFKKDIDEHQSLTESVLQKGEILLQCLLDNTPVLKDVLGRISKQPSELESHADRLYDAILASLDMLAGCTLIPDNTPVAHRSTDVKGISLVSRQPERRKRVHWTPVPGEGTELLL comes from the exons ATGGCTTTGGGAGAAGAAAAGGCGGAGGTGGAGGCCCCCGCAGACACCAAGGCCCTGTCCTATGGGCAGTGGAGCTGCAGGGAGCAGGAAGTGGACACCCCAGGGCTCACGAGCGGGGAGCAGGAGCAGCCACCACACCTGGAAGCTGAGGGAGGGCTTGCATCCCCGGCGTGGGGAACAGAGAGGCTACCTGCCCCTGCCTGCTGTGACAGGGCTGGCCCCAGCCCCTCTGGAGCCTACCAGCCACAGGCCAACAACACCAGAAGGGAGCCAGTAGCTGGTAGATCTCAGCCTGCTCTTGGTTGCCTGCTTCCTTCTGCTGGCCCGGGGACTGGAGACCTTTTGCACTCTGTGGAAAGCCAG ATGGAGGAGACCAGGCTTTCTGCCTCAGAGGAGCTACCTCAGACTCTTACTGTTCCCAGAGCCACAGGTCTCTGCTCAGGACATGATGCTGATACCGAAGATGACCCGTCCCCAGTTGAGTCGCCACGGGCGCTGGACCTCAGCCAGCAGCCTCACAGCTCAGGTTTCCCTTTCCCGACAAGATGGAGGTCTGTGGTGAGCCAAGGGACGGCTGTTCCTCAGTTCTCCAGCCGCAGcgtctctgcctcctccccggGCAGCAGTCTCCAGGGTCACCAGGAGAAGGCGGAACCTCAGAGTTGCTCCATTGCCAAGGTCTCATCCTCCCTGGAGCTGGCCATGCCCCACTCAGCCCCCTCTGTGGGGTCAGTGCCACGGCTCCAGTGGTCACCACAGCCTGCGTCCTCTGGGGTTGATGCtcctgggctggggaggaggcgccTCTCCTTCCAGGCCGAGTACTGGGCCTGTGTGCTTCCAGACTCCTTACCTCCTTCCCCCGACCGCCACTCCCCACTCTGGAACCCGAATAAAGAGTACGAAGACCTGCTGGACTATACTTACCCACTCAGGCCCAAGCCTCACCTCCCAAAGCACCTTGACAGCCACATGCTGGCTGACCCTGTGCTGCAGGACTCAGGTGTAGACCTGGATAGCTTTTCTGTTTCCCCCGCGAGCACCCTGAAGTCACCCACTAATGGCTCCCAGAATTGCCCATCAGCAGAGGCCTCTGCCCTGCCATTCTCTAGGCCCGGAGAGCCAAGCCTTAGGCGGTGGTCCTCTGGCATACCCCAGAAGCAGGGCAGTGTGGGGTTGGCGTCTTGTAACCAGCTCACATCTACCCCCAGAGCCCCGGGCGGTAGGGATGCTCCTtgggagagcagagagccagCCCCGAGGGGTGCGAAGGACTGGCTACCCATGGGCAAGCACCCTGAGGCGGGCTCTCCCCAGCGGAGGACATGGGAGAGAGGGTGGCCCTTgcccaggacagagagagagaagggagccagCCAGGGTGTCTGGCACCCTGCCTGCACAGAATCTGGATGGAAACCAGAAGAGGAGGTGGAAAGTGATGACGAGTATCTCGCCCTGCCCGCTCGGCTGACGCAGGTTTCTAGTTTAGTTTCACATCTAGGTTCCATCCCCACCTTGGTAACCCTGCCCACGGGGGCTGCCGAAGGGCAGACCTCCCTCGACGTGTCAGACAGCGATGGGCCAGCTTCCCTCCCGTCGGACTCTAGCCAAAGCCAGCTTCCTTCTGAGGCTGCCCTCAGAGGGTCCAGGGGCCCTGAGGGCCAGAACCACCGTTTGCTCTGCTCCTTCATCCATGCAAGGGGCTCTGCAGGGGAAGGCGGTCTGGGGAACAGCCAGGCCCTGGGAGTCTCCTCTGGACCCCTGAGAGCACACTCTTCTTTGCCAGCTGTGTGGGATCGGCATGCGTTCTTAGACCTAGATGCTGCAGGGCAGCCTCCTGGGAAAGGAGAGCCCGGAAAAGAATCACTCGTGCAGTGTGTGAAG ACATTCTGCTGTCAGCTGGAAGAGCTGATCCGCTGGCTGTATAACATAGCAGATGTTACCGACCACCTGATTCCATCCAAGTCCAATCTTACAGGTCTCAAGTCTTCTCTGCAGCTTTACCGG CAATTTAAGAAAGATATAGATGAACACCAGTCCCTGACTGAGAGTGTCTTACAGAAAGGGGAGATTCTTCTTCAGTGCCTGTTGGATAACACCCCAG TGTTAAAGGATGTCCTCGGGAGGATCTCAAAGCAGCCCAGTGAGCTGGAGAGCCATGCAGATCGCCTGTATGATGCCATCTTAGCTTCCCTGGACATGCTGGCCGGCTGCACCCTCATCCCTGACAACACGCCAGTGGCGCACAGGAGCACCGACGTGAAGGGGATTAGTCTGGTGAGTAGGCAACCCGAGAGAAGAAAACGTGTCCACTGGACCCCAGTGCCAGGTGAGGGTACAGAGCTCCTGCTCTAA